A window of Halomonas sp. H10-9-1 contains these coding sequences:
- a CDS encoding DUF523 and DUF1722 domain-containing protein: MGERVTDERRIPVGISSCLTGEQVRYNGGHKRSRYCLEVLAERFALEPFCPELEAGLGVPREPIRLVGLEGESPRVVGTRDASLDVTERLEAVSRAFIEGHRHLRGFILMKGSPSCGLARVKVYRPDNGMPSHSDAGAFVRALRRHFPELPLEEEARMNDAVLRENFITRIYAYDDWKRHVEATPGYHALLQFHSRQKYLLMAHHVETYRELGRYLAESSRRPLAEAMAHYLQRFMAALARPATRKTHTNALMHVFGYLKEALDAETRQDLLTAIEDYRLGHVPLAVPIRLLNHYLKRHGSDYIRAQTYLDPHPYELGLRNTI, from the coding sequence ATGGGGGAGCGGGTGACGGACGAGCGGCGGATTCCAGTAGGCATCAGCAGCTGCCTGACGGGGGAGCAGGTACGCTACAACGGCGGGCACAAGCGCTCCCGCTACTGCCTCGAGGTGCTCGCCGAGCGCTTCGCCCTGGAACCCTTCTGCCCCGAGCTCGAGGCCGGCCTGGGAGTGCCCCGGGAGCCGATCCGCCTGGTCGGCCTCGAGGGGGAGTCGCCCCGGGTGGTGGGCACCCGGGACGCCAGCCTCGATGTCACCGAGCGCCTGGAAGCCGTCAGCCGGGCCTTCATCGAGGGCCACCGCCACCTGCGCGGCTTCATCCTGATGAAGGGCTCGCCCAGCTGCGGCCTGGCGCGGGTCAAGGTCTACCGCCCCGACAACGGCATGCCCAGCCATTCCGATGCCGGCGCCTTCGTGCGGGCGCTGCGCCGCCACTTCCCCGAGCTGCCGCTGGAGGAGGAGGCGCGCATGAACGATGCCGTGCTGCGCGAGAACTTCATCACCCGGATCTACGCCTACGACGACTGGAAGCGCCACGTCGAGGCCACACCCGGCTACCATGCGCTGCTGCAGTTCCACAGCCGCCAGAAGTACCTGCTGATGGCCCACCATGTGGAGACCTACCGCGAGCTGGGACGCTACCTGGCGGAATCGAGCCGGCGCCCGCTGGCCGAGGCCATGGCGCACTACCTGCAGCGCTTCATGGCGGCCCTGGCGCGGCCCGCTACCCGCAAGACCCACACCAACGCCCTGATGCACGTCTTCGGCTACCTCAAGGAGGCCCTGGACGCCGAGACCCGGCAGGACCTGCTCACCGCCATCGAGGACTATCGCCTGGGGCATGTGCCCCTGGCGGTGCCGATCCGCCTGCTCAACCACTACCTGAAGCGCCACGGCTCCGACTATATCCGCGCCCAGACCTACCTCGACCCGCACCCCTACGAGCTGGGGCTGCGCAACACCATCTGA